A genomic window from Bacillota bacterium includes:
- a CDS encoding zinc-binding dehydrogenase — protein MKAAMFYGPGDVRIEEIPEPKAGPGEVIIKVESALTCGTDVKTFRRGHPMRKGPGLFGHECSGTIVETGPGVTKFKVGDRIATHNSAPCNACYYCKVGDTSMCANGTWLEGAFAQYVKVPAPIVNKNMFKMPDGLSFRAAALLEPLACAVYGADGAGIRLADTVVVNGAGPIGLMLLRCAASQGARVICCDLSEERLAVAKKLGAAETINASKVDDQVKAVRDLTAEGRGVDVAIEAVGLPEIWEKTILMARKGGTVVLFGGCKSGTTITLSTELMHYSQLTLKGLFHTTPRHVSMAFDMICRGVITAEDFVTGAYSLDDVVEAVEDHAKGTGVKNEIICW, from the coding sequence ATGAAGGCAGCCATGTTCTACGGGCCGGGGGATGTAAGGATCGAGGAGATTCCCGAGCCAAAGGCCGGTCCGGGTGAGGTCATCATCAAGGTGGAATCCGCCTTGACGTGCGGAACCGACGTAAAGACGTTCCGCAGAGGCCATCCCATGCGGAAAGGCCCCGGGCTCTTCGGGCATGAGTGTTCCGGTACAATCGTAGAGACCGGGCCCGGGGTAACGAAGTTCAAAGTCGGCGACAGGATAGCGACGCACAACAGCGCTCCGTGCAACGCGTGTTACTACTGCAAGGTAGGAGACACGAGCATGTGCGCGAACGGAACCTGGCTTGAGGGGGCGTTCGCGCAATACGTGAAGGTCCCGGCTCCCATTGTTAACAAGAACATGTTCAAAATGCCGGACGGCCTGTCCTTCCGCGCGGCGGCTCTCCTCGAGCCTTTGGCCTGCGCAGTGTACGGCGCTGACGGGGCGGGCATTAGACTTGCCGACACGGTGGTGGTCAACGGAGCGGGTCCGATCGGGCTGATGTTATTGCGCTGCGCGGCATCTCAGGGTGCCAGAGTCATCTGCTGCGACCTTTCCGAGGAACGACTGGCAGTCGCGAAGAAGCTGGGGGCCGCGGAAACCATCAACGCCTCGAAGGTAGATGACCAGGTCAAGGCGGTGAGGGATCTTACTGCGGAAGGAAGAGGCGTGGACGTCGCTATAGAAGCCGTAGGGCTACCGGAGATATGGGAAAAGACCATCCTGATGGCCAGGAAGGGCGGGACGGTGGTTCTGTTCGGGGGATGTAAGAGCGGCACGACGATCACGCTCAGCACCGAGCTGATGCACTATTCGCAGCTCACGCTCAAGGGCCTCTTCCATACCACACCGAGACACGTTTCGATGGCGTTCGACATGATATGCCGCGGCGTTATCACAGCCGAAGACTTCGTGACCGGAGCCTACAGCCTGGATGATGTCGTTGAGGCCGTCGAAGACCATGCGAAGGGGACCGGCGTCAAGAACGAGATTATCTGCTGGTAG
- a CDS encoding IS701 family transposase, with amino-acid sequence MIDRALVLRIPVGVVTADAGYGVVGKFRTGLRQRQLKYVVGVQESTGVWLTEETNSKPAYQGRGRPRRRRYDLPEPQSVLEVAKALGPGSWQRITWRQGTKGDLTSRFAVVRAQPSCGHANHEVRDVMGWLLIEWPEDTTEPTKYWVSNLPEDTPVQELVYWAKIRWWVEQNYEQLKQEVGLDHFEGRTWTGWHHHVTLCMIAFNFLALETLRYWVDPAQSETRTPEDAN; translated from the coding sequence ATGATTGACAGGGCGCTTGTCTTGCGGATTCCTGTGGGAGTAGTCACCGCGGACGCTGGCTATGGTGTAGTGGGTAAGTTTCGCACCGGCTTACGGCAGCGGCAGTTGAAATATGTTGTGGGCGTTCAAGAGAGCACCGGGGTATGGTTAACCGAGGAGACCAACAGTAAGCCAGCATACCAGGGGCGTGGACGTCCACGCAGACGGCGCTATGATTTGCCTGAACCGCAGTCGGTGTTGGAAGTAGCGAAGGCGCTTGGGCCTGGCTCGTGGCAACGCATAACGTGGCGGCAGGGTACAAAAGGCGACTTGACGAGCCGCTTCGCCGTAGTGAGGGCTCAGCCCTCATGCGGGCACGCGAATCATGAAGTGCGAGACGTCATGGGCTGGCTGTTGATCGAATGGCCGGAAGACACCACGGAGCCCACCAAGTACTGGGTGTCCAATCTTCCTGAGGATACACCCGTGCAGGAGTTAGTGTATTGGGCGAAGATCAGGTGGTGGGTTGAGCAGAACTACGAACAGTTGAAACAAGAGGTCGGGCTGGACCACTTCGAAGGTAGGACCTGGACAGGTTGGCACCATCACGTGACATTATGCATGATTGCGTTCAACTTCCTTGCCCTGGAGACGTTGCGCTACTGGGTGGACCCTGCCCAGAGTGAGACGCGAACTCCAGAGGATGCTAATTGA
- a CDS encoding PTS sugar transporter subunit IIB has product MAEQRRLKVIVVCATGIATSTMVMSKLKDLFARHQIPATLHKARTSEARSASSGADLVVSTTQIPWQLDVPVVRAHSLLTGLGEAKTIEEIVSTARALLEKPEGRGE; this is encoded by the coding sequence GTGGCTGAACAGCGCCGTCTTAAGGTGATCGTCGTATGCGCAACTGGAATCGCCACTTCGACGATGGTTATGAGCAAGTTGAAGGACCTGTTCGCCCGCCACCAGATCCCGGCAACTCTGCACAAGGCGCGGACCTCCGAGGCCAGGAGCGCCTCGTCGGGAGCCGACCTCGTGGTATCCACCACCCAGATCCCGTGGCAGCTGGATGTTCCCGTGGTGAGAGCTCATTCCCTCCTCACCGGACTGGGTGAAGCAAAAACCATCGAGGAGATAGTGAGTACCGCCAGGGCGCTCCTCGAGAAACCGGAGGGGCGTGGAGAATGA
- a CDS encoding alcohol dehydrogenase catalytic domain-containing protein: MKVARIYDFDDIRIEDAPVPAIGPREILVKTQASGICSGDVMPWYIRKKAPLVLGHEPAGVISQAGSEVQGFKVGDRVFVHHHAPCFQCHYCRHGDYSMCHEWKNSHLDPGGMAEFFRVPAQNLSDTLVLPEGVTFEDGALVEPVACCVQAIRRSAISQGDAVLVIGLGVMGQILCLLARRYGAGLVVASDYVPARRQLAQSLGVDAVVDPSAEDPGDVVRRLTRGIGADVVITGPPSTAAIRSGISCVARGGTVVMFAPAPPGETMEIEPHSLYFNDITIIPSYSCGPNDTREALRLIECGVVRAQDLVTHRYPFSQVARAYSDMAQGGDVIKAMVLFE; the protein is encoded by the coding sequence ATGAAGGTAGCCAGGATTTACGATTTCGACGACATACGAATCGAGGACGCGCCGGTCCCGGCCATAGGCCCCCGCGAGATCCTCGTGAAGACACAGGCGAGTGGGATCTGCTCCGGTGACGTCATGCCGTGGTACATTCGGAAGAAAGCACCGCTGGTTCTGGGACACGAGCCTGCCGGGGTGATTAGCCAGGCCGGTAGCGAGGTTCAGGGATTCAAGGTGGGGGACAGAGTCTTCGTCCACCATCACGCCCCATGCTTCCAGTGCCACTACTGCCGTCATGGGGACTACTCGATGTGCCACGAATGGAAGAACTCGCACCTCGACCCGGGCGGCATGGCGGAGTTCTTCAGGGTGCCCGCACAGAACCTGTCCGATACGCTGGTATTGCCGGAGGGCGTGACTTTTGAGGACGGGGCGCTCGTCGAACCGGTTGCCTGTTGCGTTCAGGCTATCCGGAGATCAGCAATCAGCCAGGGCGACGCCGTACTGGTCATCGGACTCGGGGTGATGGGCCAGATTCTGTGCCTCCTCGCGCGGAGGTATGGTGCGGGATTGGTGGTGGCATCGGACTACGTGCCGGCACGCAGGCAACTGGCGCAATCGCTTGGGGTCGATGCCGTAGTAGACCCGTCAGCGGAGGACCCGGGGGATGTGGTCCGGCGATTGACCAGGGGCATCGGCGCCGATGTGGTCATAACAGGACCTCCCAGCACGGCAGCCATTCGTTCGGGTATTTCGTGTGTTGCGAGGGGCGGGACCGTGGTGATGTTTGCGCCCGCACCGCCGGGCGAAACGATGGAGATTGAGCCACATTCGCTGTATTTCAACGACATCACTATTATCCCGAGCTACTCGTGTGGACCCAACGATACCCGCGAGGCGCTGCGGCTGATCGAGTGCGGTGTGGTGCGCGCACAGGACCTCGTCACGCACCGCTATCCGTTCAGCCAGGTTGCGAGGGCGTACAGCGACATGGCACAGGGCGGTGACGTCATAAAGGCGATGGTGCTCTTCGAGTGA
- a CDS encoding sugar-binding transcriptional regulator, protein MFNMRRDSEQAGRATTTLRDDGGDDGNLLLRAAWAYYEEGLTQQEVADRLGVSRLKITRLLKEARDTGVVEIRVVHPLAPCVRLEEQLRARFGLKAASVVPSPSNPAMLKRVLGKAGAAYLQSVLGPGDRLGVTWGTTLSEVVFFIRPRQIKDFSVIQMTGGLTQGIADINPYEITYKIAEILGGKRHFLYAPVYVDSENTCRALLGDTFIAEVMKRARGATHVLTGLGDIGPQSTFYQIGYVDEATVSRLRDEGAVGDLMGRHFDIDGRPVGGLQGRTVAISLDELRAIPHVIAVAGGATKVLTVLGALRGRLINVLVTDEFTARGVLQEDNRLERERGAVAGR, encoded by the coding sequence ATGTTCAACATGCGGCGGGATAGCGAACAGGCAGGCCGGGCTACCACCACCCTGCGGGATGACGGGGGCGACGATGGGAACCTCTTGCTCCGCGCGGCGTGGGCTTACTACGAGGAAGGGTTGACCCAGCAGGAAGTGGCGGACCGACTCGGAGTGTCACGCCTGAAAATCACGCGCCTCCTGAAAGAAGCGCGTGACACTGGAGTCGTCGAGATCCGGGTTGTCCATCCGCTCGCCCCGTGTGTCCGCCTGGAGGAGCAACTCAGGGCGCGGTTCGGATTGAAGGCTGCCTCAGTGGTGCCCTCGCCCTCCAATCCCGCTATGTTGAAGCGGGTTCTCGGCAAGGCTGGCGCGGCTTACCTCCAGTCCGTCCTCGGCCCAGGGGACCGGCTCGGTGTCACCTGGGGCACCACTCTCTCCGAGGTGGTGTTCTTTATAAGGCCAAGGCAGATTAAGGACTTCTCGGTGATACAGATGACCGGAGGTCTCACTCAGGGGATAGCGGATATCAATCCGTACGAAATCACTTATAAGATCGCGGAGATTCTCGGGGGCAAAAGGCATTTCCTGTATGCACCCGTGTACGTTGATAGTGAGAACACGTGCAGGGCGCTACTCGGTGACACATTCATCGCCGAGGTGATGAAGCGCGCCCGCGGCGCCACCCATGTCCTGACGGGCCTTGGCGACATTGGACCGCAGTCAACGTTCTACCAGATCGGATATGTAGACGAGGCTACCGTGTCCCGGCTACGGGACGAGGGCGCTGTGGGGGACCTCATGGGACGCCACTTCGACATCGACGGCAGGCCGGTCGGTGGGTTGCAGGGGCGCACGGTGGCAATAAGCCTTGACGAACTCCGCGCAATCCCTCACGTGATCGCTGTGGCAGGCGGGGCAACAAAGGTGCTGACGGTCCTGGGGGCGTTGAGGGGGCGGTTGATAAACGTCCTGGTGACCGACGAGTTCACGGCACGCGGCGTGTTGCAGGAGGACAACCGGCTCGAGCGTGAAAGGGGGGCGGTAGCGGGCAGGTAG
- a CDS encoding PTS galactitol transporter subunit IIC (with GatAB forms a phosphoenolpyruvate-dependent sugar phosphotransferase transporter for galactitol; subunit IIC forms the translocation channel and contains the substrate binding site) translates to MMKGLFDIIQYVLGLGPSLMMPIIITVLGLVLGQKLSRSIRSGLFVGFGFIGINLLVGLMWGALSGASQAMVKRFGLQLTAVDMGWPVAAAITWALPLSAVVILVAVGLNLVLLGMRWTKTLNIDIWNIWHYAYVTALTVAVTKSPALGLVAGGLYSVIYLKLADWTAPAYQEVFDLPGVSCTTGSVTELAPIAYLIDRVVDRIPVVGKLSADPASIKDRFGPLGEPPIMGFILGAVIGLLAGFNLKDIGNLAMNMGATLLILPRMVELLMEGLVPISEAAKELLSKRFAGRDVYIGMDAALAIGHPAAMSTALIMIPITLALAVILPGNKVLPFVDLAAMPFFMIFGLAFGRGNIVRGVINGTIFMIIALYGATWFAPLVTQVGVQAGYKLPEGATTITQLGTGLHWIGIALVKIAQIIAGT, encoded by the coding sequence GTGATGAAGGGTCTTTTCGACATTATACAGTACGTGTTGGGTCTTGGCCCATCGCTCATGATGCCGATTATTATTACAGTGCTTGGTCTTGTACTTGGGCAGAAGCTGTCGCGGTCAATTCGATCCGGCTTGTTCGTTGGCTTCGGCTTCATCGGGATAAACCTCTTGGTAGGGTTAATGTGGGGGGCCCTGTCGGGTGCTTCCCAGGCCATGGTGAAGAGGTTCGGCCTTCAGCTGACCGCAGTCGATATGGGCTGGCCGGTGGCGGCCGCCATAACCTGGGCGTTGCCCCTTTCGGCCGTCGTTATACTGGTAGCGGTTGGTCTCAATCTTGTGCTCCTCGGGATGCGCTGGACGAAAACACTCAACATAGACATCTGGAACATCTGGCACTATGCCTACGTGACTGCGCTCACGGTGGCCGTCACGAAAAGCCCTGCACTCGGTCTGGTTGCTGGTGGCCTGTACTCGGTCATCTACCTCAAGCTGGCGGACTGGACTGCCCCAGCATACCAGGAGGTATTCGATCTGCCCGGTGTATCATGCACCACCGGGTCCGTCACAGAGTTGGCTCCCATAGCGTACCTCATCGACAGGGTTGTTGACAGGATACCGGTTGTTGGGAAACTGAGCGCGGACCCGGCCTCGATCAAGGACCGCTTCGGGCCGCTCGGAGAGCCACCCATCATGGGCTTCATCCTTGGGGCGGTCATCGGACTACTGGCGGGTTTCAATCTCAAGGACATCGGCAATCTGGCCATGAATATGGGAGCCACATTGCTCATCCTCCCAAGGATGGTGGAGCTTCTCATGGAAGGTCTGGTGCCGATATCTGAGGCTGCGAAGGAGCTGCTCAGTAAGCGCTTCGCGGGGCGTGACGTGTACATCGGGATGGACGCGGCGCTCGCGATCGGCCATCCAGCGGCTATGTCCACGGCTCTCATTATGATCCCGATTACCCTCGCGCTTGCCGTAATACTACCGGGCAACAAGGTGCTGCCCTTCGTCGATCTTGCGGCAATGCCGTTCTTCATGATCTTCGGGCTGGCATTCGGCCGCGGTAACATAGTGCGCGGCGTGATCAACGGTACCATCTTCATGATCATCGCGCTCTACGGAGCAACATGGTTCGCGCCGCTGGTCACGCAAGTTGGCGTTCAGGCGGGATATAAGCTCCCCGAGGGCGCTACCACCATCACACAACTGGGCACTGGCCTTCACTGGATCGGCATCGCCCTGGTGAAGATCGCCCAGATTATCGCTGGGACGTAG
- a CDS encoding class II aldolase/adducin family protein produces the protein MILSEVRETVLKAALEMSRLGLIRGTSGNISARDSATGYVAITPTSLPYETLKTEDIPVVTVSGEVVEGKHKSSSETPMHTAIYRARPDVMAVIHTHSVYATVFSVLNRPLPVVTVPLVFAGGPVPVAPFALPGSNELADVAVKALGKGSSVLLQNHGVICVAPDMKKAMAAAIYVEEGAQVGFLALSAGGLNPIPEAYVEKMRLAVSKGAAL, from the coding sequence ATGATCCTGTCGGAGGTTCGGGAGACGGTTCTTAAAGCGGCCCTGGAGATGAGCAGGCTGGGGCTCATTAGGGGCACCTCGGGGAACATCTCAGCAAGAGACAGCGCAACAGGTTACGTGGCTATCACACCTACGTCGCTGCCCTACGAAACGCTCAAGACGGAAGACATCCCCGTGGTCACCGTCTCCGGGGAGGTCGTGGAGGGGAAACACAAATCTTCCTCTGAGACGCCGATGCACACGGCGATCTACAGGGCGAGACCGGATGTGATGGCGGTAATCCACACCCATTCGGTCTACGCAACCGTGTTTTCGGTCCTTAACAGGCCTCTTCCGGTCGTTACCGTGCCTCTTGTCTTTGCTGGTGGCCCGGTTCCGGTTGCACCATTCGCGCTGCCGGGTTCGAATGAACTCGCGGACGTCGCCGTGAAAGCGCTGGGCAAGGGCTCTTCGGTGCTCCTGCAGAACCACGGCGTCATATGCGTAGCCCCAGACATGAAGAAGGCAATGGCAGCGGCTATCTACGTAGAAGAAGGGGCTCAGGTCGGATTCCTTGCGCTGAGCGCCGGAGGCCTGAATCCAATACCGGAGGCGTACGTCGAAAAAATGCGGCTCGCGGTCTCGAAAGGCGCAGCGCTCTGA
- a CDS encoding cupin domain-containing protein encodes MACAQSSCDCDVGSSEMERLRAESRKYTFSPDFTWDGVRVERYKSENGGWSGISRMILAGYSEKVAFHLRYFEVAPGGYSSLEKHVHSHVVVGVRGKGRVIVGEECWDVGFMDVIYISPGTPHQLVNAGPEPFGFLCLVDAERDRPSPLTSEEIERLRRNPAICRIIQSGLGEPAG; translated from the coding sequence ATGGCCTGTGCGCAAAGCAGCTGTGACTGCGACGTAGGTTCGAGCGAGATGGAAAGGCTGCGCGCCGAGTCCCGGAAATACACGTTCTCACCGGATTTCACCTGGGATGGCGTCCGTGTGGAACGGTACAAGTCCGAAAACGGCGGATGGTCCGGTATTTCACGGATGATACTGGCGGGCTACTCGGAGAAGGTGGCGTTTCACCTGAGGTACTTCGAGGTGGCACCCGGAGGGTACTCGAGCCTTGAGAAGCACGTTCACTCGCATGTCGTCGTCGGGGTGAGGGGCAAGGGTAGGGTCATCGTGGGGGAGGAGTGCTGGGATGTCGGGTTCATGGATGTCATTTACATATCCCCCGGGACCCCGCACCAGCTTGTGAACGCGGGTCCAGAGCCATTCGGCTTCTTGTGCCTCGTCGACGCGGAACGAGACCGGCCTTCTCCCCTCACGAGCGAAGAAATTGAACGCCTCAGGCGCAATCCCGCAATATGCCGGATCATCCAGTCGGGGTTGGGTGAACCGGCAGGGTGA
- a CDS encoding PTS sugar transporter subunit IIA: MLDRAWFAGASLWAPAARDCEVTVMIWVLEPDQVVLLPGAESWEEVVRLLARVLLLKGFVRETYVNAVISREREYPTGLEAGEINVAVPHADAGHVVRTSLCVGVLGRPVRFSRMDEPAKSTDVTVVFLLAVAEPEQQVEALRKVMDVIHDQGVLKEIADYSSAEQAFGLLSRCLS, from the coding sequence GTGCTTGACCGCGCGTGGTTTGCCGGGGCCTCACTGTGGGCCCCGGCCGCGCGCGACTGCGAGGTGACCGTCATGATATGGGTCCTCGAACCTGATCAAGTGGTGCTGCTTCCTGGAGCTGAAAGCTGGGAGGAAGTAGTGAGACTCCTGGCTCGTGTACTCCTCTTGAAGGGATTTGTGCGCGAGACTTACGTGAACGCCGTCATAAGTCGCGAGAGGGAGTATCCGACCGGCCTTGAAGCCGGCGAAATCAACGTGGCCGTACCTCACGCGGATGCCGGGCACGTTGTGAGAACCTCCCTATGCGTCGGCGTGCTCGGCCGCCCGGTCAGATTTTCCAGGATGGATGAACCCGCGAAGTCCACGGACGTTACCGTGGTGTTTCTTCTTGCGGTGGCAGAACCCGAACAGCAGGTAGAGGCCCTTCGGAAGGTCATGGACGTAATACACGACCAGGGCGTTCTCAAGGAAATAGCGGATTACAGCAGCGCGGAACAGGCTTTCGGCCTGCTGTCCCGTTGCCTGTCCTAA
- a CDS encoding hemolysin III family protein, with protein sequence MKSSREPASALTHLIGALLSIGGLVALIYKGAVYGTAWHVVSFTVFGVSLILLYTASTLYHGLALSARARLALRKLDHMMIFLLIAGTYTPFCLVPLRGAWGWPLFGVVWGCAALGMIVKLFWMNVPRWLSTGFYLLMGWLVLVAAYPLSRAVTTASLAWLVAGGLLYTIGAVFYAAKWPSPWPGRFGFHEIWHLFVMAGSSAHFVAVLALV encoded by the coding sequence GTGAAGTCCTCTCGAGAACCCGCCAGCGCCCTGACCCACCTTATCGGGGCCCTCCTTTCTATAGGCGGTTTGGTAGCCCTGATCTACAAAGGCGCTGTCTACGGGACGGCCTGGCACGTGGTCTCCTTCACCGTTTTCGGCGTCAGCTTGATCTTGCTGTATACCGCCAGCACGCTCTACCATGGTCTGGCGCTATCGGCAAGGGCCAGGCTCGCGCTCCGCAAGCTCGACCATATGATGATCTTCCTCCTGATCGCAGGTACATACACACCGTTCTGCCTGGTGCCTTTGCGGGGGGCTTGGGGGTGGCCTCTCTTCGGGGTCGTTTGGGGCTGCGCCGCGCTCGGAATGATTGTGAAGTTGTTCTGGATGAATGTGCCTCGCTGGCTGTCTACCGGCTTCTACCTGCTCATGGGATGGCTTGTGCTTGTGGCGGCCTATCCCCTGTCTCGGGCGGTAACAACAGCTAGCCTGGCCTGGCTTGTGGCCGGCGGCCTCCTCTACACGATAGGCGCCGTATTCTATGCGGCAAAGTGGCCCAGTCCCTGGCCAGGCAGGTTCGGCTTCCACGAAATCTGGCACCTGTTTGTCATGGCGGGGAGTTCTGCCCATTTCGTAGCCGTACTCGCCCTCGTGTAA